One Primulina huaijiensis isolate GDHJ02 unplaced genomic scaffold, ASM1229523v2 scaffold208036, whole genome shotgun sequence genomic window, TTATCAATCCAACTAAATTTTTGTTGCGGAGAAATAATTATCCAAGTTGAAAGAGCGACTAAATGTTGATAAAAGATGTGAtgctattttaaattttatttaaagaatcTGAGTTGGGTTATTATTGATGCTCGATAATTCTCCCACATTTGAACGAGTACAGTTTATGGTATTTGCATGCTCGGACTCACGCGTGTGTCCATCGCACGTGCTGAACTTCCAACCCGGGGACGCATTCGTGGTCAGGAATATTGCCAACATGGTGCCTCCATACGATAAGgttgaattattatatttgGAAACAGACCTATAACTTTTTCCCTTAAtagtttctaaaaaaattaattgtatgATTGAAAACAGACCAGGTACGCCGGAGTTGGGTCTGCGATTGAGTACGCTGTGCTGCACCTCAAGGTAATAAAATTTGACCACACCTAAAATTCACAACTttatattaaattcttttgagTCGAATAAGGACATTGTCACAGTCGAGTCTCGATCACGAGATCTCGTCTCAAAACTTAAATTATATATGATCCAAAAagtagtatttaattaattcagaAAAGTTAATAATTTCTTTTGATAGGTTAAAGAAAtagtagtgattgggcacaGTGCCTGTGGAGGAATCAAGGGGCTCATGTCTTTTGCGCTCGATGGATCTTCTAACACGTAATGATTATTAATCAAGTCGTTTACTTTAGGAAAAATTGCAATATCGGATCAATATTACtgtataaaatatcataatattaaaatattgatcgtgtgtgtattattattattatattcagTGATTTCATAGAAGACTGGGTGAAAATTTGTTTACCTgcgaagaagaaggtgatagcTCAGTGTGGGGAAAAACCTTTTGGAGATCAATGCGTCTTATGTGAAAAGGTTCCATAtttattcacacacacacagacacaGACACAGACACAGACACAGACAC contains:
- the LOC140966807 gene encoding carbonic anhydrase, chloroplastic-like, producing the protein MLDNSPTFERVQFMVFACSDSRVCPSHVLNFQPGDAFVVRNIANMVPPYDKTRYAGVGSAIEYAVLHLKVKEIVVIGHSACGGIKGLMSFALDGSSNTDFIEDWVKICLPAKKKVIAQCGEKPFGDQCVLCEKEAVNVSLGNLLSYPFVRDGLVNKTLALKGGYYDFINGTFELWGLDFSLSPSLSV